The genomic window TGAAAGCCTTGCAACACCCCGATTTAGAAGTTAAAAAGCTAGCCGCCATCGGACTGGCACAAATTGATGACCCAGCAGCGGTGGAGCCCTTGGTGCAATGCCTAGCTGAGCCCGAACCGGCTGTCCGACTCCATATTATTGCGGCGCTAGAAAAGATTGATCGAACCGGGGCGCAGCAAATGATCGAGCAGCGTCTGCGTCAGGAAGGCTTGGACCCAATCTGGCAGGAAGGCTTGCAAGCTTTCTTGCGCGAAGAGCTAGACCGAGAACTTAGAGCATCGGGAAGCTAAGAAGAGACTAGTAGGGCAAGGTCAGTCTTGCCCTACTTTATGGAATTTATGGAACCTAAGCTACCTAATCGAGCGCTTTTCCCAGGTTGCCTAGACCCTAACCGGCCTGCATATGCTTGTCTAACAGGGCTTTGGCCCGAGGCTTATAAAGCAGGTAGAACAGCGACTCCAAATAGCGCAGCAGGTCTTCGCGGTTCTCCTGAGAAGAGTAATTCCAGAATCCGTAAGTTTTGGCTAAGCGCAACAGACGGGAAGTGTGGATCTTCCAGGTATAGCTGCTGTAAACTCGCTCAATGGCTCGCTTAGAAATTTCTTGCCACTGCTCAGGATAGTGGTCTAGCTTGCTGACGAAGTCGAGCATCAGTTGCCCCATTTCTTCGACATGAGTTGGGTTGATGTAGAAGCCATTCACCTTGTCTTGAATGATCTCTAACGGCCCACCAAAGCAAGTGCCAAAGACAGGCAGTCCTGAAATCATAGCCTCCAAAATCGTCAGACCAAACGCCTCAAATAAAGCTGGCTGAACAAAGATGCCCTGACGATCAGCAATAATGCGATAGATTTCGCCTGAATCATCTTTCGACAGCCGCACTCCTAACCAGCGAATCTTGCCATGTAGGTCGTACTGATCGATCAGATGGTACATCTTTTGAATTTCGTCAGCTTCTTCGTAATCCTGCGAGTCTTCAGTCCGCAACTTCCCAGCAATGACGATGAGGTTGCAGTGTTCCTGTAACTCAGGGCAGCGGCCGAAGCACTCCACCAAACCTGTGATATTTTTAATGCGATCCAGACGGGCCATTGTGAACAGTGGCCGCTTTTGGGGTTCTTTCAGCGAACCAAGCACGTGTAGCGGATCGGTTTCACTGAAGAGCAGCTGCTCCAGGCGTTCTGTTTCACTGGGTAAGCGACGCTCAGTTGCCGTGTGGGGAAAGTAGAAGTTTTCGTTGACGCCCGGTGGCACAACGTTGAACTTGGGATTGAACAAGTCAATGCCATCGAGCACGTGGTACAAATCTGGCATGGTAAAGCAATCGTAGGACTCATATTGCCCCGTGCTCTCAGTTGTACCCACAATCTCCTGATAGGTGCTGCTGATGATGAAGTTAGCTGCGTTCATGGCGATTAAGTCCGCCGTAAATTGCAGCGAGAAATGATAATTGTCCTCAGATTCTTGCCAGTAAAGATTGCTGAACAGGTATTTCGATTTCTCCAAGGCATGAGCGATATTACACTGGGTCACCCCCAGGCTACGGGCGAGCAGAAAAGCGACTAGATTACCGTCGGAATAGTTGCCAACAATGAGATCGGGTACGCCTAGAAACTCGCTCAAAAGTTCCCGCTCAGCATCAATCGCAAAGGTCTCTAGATAAGGCCAGATTTCAAAGCGCGACATCCAGCTTTGGCTGTAGCGTGGGTTGAATTCCCGGAAAGGAACGCGCAAAATCCAAGCGTTGTCTGTGGCATGGACTTTTTCTAAGCGCTCATTAGAACGGGTGCCATCATTATTAGGAATTAGGCGCGTGAGAATAATCACCTTGGGCTTATAATCTAGCCCCGCCAGATGAATATCTTCTTGTAACTGCTGCTCTAGACTCTTGGCCTGGTCAAGGACGTAGACAACTTGTCCCCCTGTATCTGGACGGCCCAAAACATTCTCCTGACCAAACCAACCGTGGGGCGACACCAGCACGATCTTGAAGATCATGGGAATGCGGGAGATAAATTCCTCTAGTGCCTGGTGATCTGGTGAGTCGATCAGGTGGTCGAGGATTTCGAGCGTCTCTTGCACTCGACGAACTGTATTGCCCCAGCCCGGCTCAAAGCCTAGGTTTTGTAAGTCAAATTTGAATTCACTAAAGGGTTGTTCAGCAGGCCGACCACCCAAAAAACTGAGAGCTTGCTTAATACGTTCCGAAAGCTGTTGCCGAGTGCGAATGCGCTCATTGATCAGCAATTGCTGATTGTCAATTTTGTGCAGACGCAAGAAGTTGAATAAGCTTTCCAGCCATTCCTGAGGGCTTTGAAATAACTGGCTCGACAGATAGCGGCTGAGGAACTGTCCGCCTTTGCCAATATTTTTTGGATCTCGAATCTGAGGGGAATAATCATAAAACGGCCCGAAATCTAGTTCCAGAAGACGGCCTTCATTGGGGTGGTAATGATCAGTCAGACGGTCGCGCAAGGCGAGTAATTCTCGGTCAGTAACCGGCTCAAAGGTCAGTGTTTCCATGTGCAGCCGGAAAGTCTCTCGAGTGACGATCTGCGGTCGAATAATCAGATTTAGATCTTCTCCTTCAAGGATGATTTCCTGAGTGTAGTGAATGAGTTGTCCCAAAGCGGACTGTTGACGAAAGTCTTCGGGCTTCTCCTGCTGGTTACAGTATTCTTCGAAGGCAGTTTGAATATCATTGCGTAGTAGATAGCGATTCTCCTGTCGTCGTAACTTATTAGCGAACGCCCGTAGATCGACCTGTTCACCGTTGTCGATGATTGATTGAATCAGATTAGACACTTGAGCCAAAACCTTCTAAGCGCAACTGCATTGATATACGATCACTAACATTTGGAACTCCTCGTGCACCAGCGTCATCTACCTGGCAGGGATGTTCTGCTCCCCTCAATCATTGCTGAGCGTTACGAGCTAAATGCTGACGAGCTAAACACTGATGCATTGATGCCTCTTTGTGCTCTCAATCTTCGCTAGCCGCTCAGATGGATGATGACCCAGGGCATTCAGGATACAGGGAAATTGGAAGACAGCACGCACATTCATTTCAGGTATTCAAGAGGCTAGGTATTCGAGAGCTTATTGAGCTGAGGGTTAGGTATTCGAGGGGAAAGAGTAGGTACTGGAGAAGGAACGTTGGCCGTTGCCCAGTGCCCTGACAGGCTGTCTAGGTAGGCTGCCTAAACAATGCTGTTTAGATATATGTACCTAGGTATAGTGCTGCACTCCTCCTCACACAGGCTGACATTTACCTGCCCGGATCAAGCCAACCCGTCGAGCAATTGCTTCTGCCTGAGAATTGAAGGGACCCCAACGCTCTAACGCCTCAGCGCCGTCAGCGACTGGCTCACTAGCTGGGTCCAAGGCCACGATCTGGCAAGGTCCTTCTGCTCTTTTGAGGATGTACCACTGACGGGTATCAGTATCAGAGGACTGAGACATCGAAATTCCCACCTTATATGTTTCCAGAATCTTAGACAGACAAATGGGGGGATGGTAAGCTGTCAACTGCCTCAGCCAGTATTTAAATGGATCCAGAAACCGAGTAGCTGGCTCACTGGGTCCTATCTGACGATCTCCAACTGCAAGAGAGTACATCCCCCAAACCCGCCTTGCAGATCTGTGCCAGCTCCCACCCAGCCTGCCTGCCCAAACTGCACCAGAGAGGATCTGTACCTTGGCTCGACGTTACCTGTTTACCTCTGAATCTGTGACAGAAGGCCACCCAGACAAAATCTGTGACCAAATCTCGGACACTATCCTGGATACACTTCTAGCCCAGGATCCTACGAGTCGCGTTGCAGCCGAGGTGGTCGTCAATACTGGTCTGGTCCTAATTACCGGCGAGATCACAACCAAGGCTCAGGTCAATTACACCGACATCGCTCGCCGAAAAATCCGTGAGATCGGCTACGTCAATGCGGGCAATGGTTTCTCCGCCGATAGCTGTGCGGTGCTAGTTGCTCTAGATGAGCAATCTCCTGACATTGCCCGCGGCGTCAATGTAGCTCTAGAAAGCCGCGAAGGCGATCCCGCCGAGTTGGAATCGGCTCTAGAGTCGATCGGGGCTGGCGATCAGGGCATCATGTTCGGTTTTGCCTGCAATGAGACGCCAGAACTCATGCCCCTGCCGATCAGCTTGGCCCACCGCATGGCTCGTCAGCTTAGCGTTGTGCGCAAGTCTGGGCAACTGCCTTACTTAGGCCCTGACGGCAAAACCCAGGTGACCGTCCACTACGAAGACGGCCGACCTGTAAGCATTGACACCATTTTGATCTCTACCCAACACGCAGCTAGCATCGATGGCGTCAGCGATGAGGTAACGATTCAAGCTCGGATCCGGGAAGACCTCTGGAGTTTTGTAGTTCAGCCAGTATTTGCAGATGTTGCGATTCAGCCTGACGAGCAAACTCGTCTCTTGGTTAATCCCACTGGCAAATTTGTAATTGGTGGTCCTCAGGGCGATTCAGGTCTGACTGGCCGCAAGATTATTGTCGATACCTACGGTGGTTATTCTCGGCATGGCGGTGGTGCTTTCTCGGGCAAGGATCCAACTAAAGTTGACCGCAGCGCAGCCTACGCCAGCCGCTATGTTGCCAAAAATATTGTGGCCGCGGGCCTAGCTGAGAAGTGTGAGGTTCAGCTGAGTTACGCCATCGGTGTAGCCCGCCCAACCAGCATCATGCTTGAGACTTTTGGCACTGGCAAAGTCAGTGATGATCTCCTGCTGGAGTTGGTTCAAAAGAACTTTGACCTGCGGCCTGCTGCGATTATCCGTGCCTTCGATTTGCAGCGATTGCCTGGTCAGCGAGGTGGACGTTTCTACCAAGATGTTGCGGCTTATGGCCACTTTGGTCGAACGGATCTGAATCTACCTTGGGAGCAAACCGACAAAGCAGCCTTGCTCCAAAGCACAGCCCGTGCAGCAGCCACAGTTTAATCTTGCTCATAGCCATTACCAACCCTTCTCAGCAGGTTGGTAATGGCTTGGTCAACACTTTTTAAGAAAAAAACAGCTTTAACTGATTCTTAACCAGCCTCAGAATGTTGCCCCATCTCCAAGCTTTTGGTCAGGGCTTTTGGCGCGAGTGAGCAACATTTTGGCTCTAGAGAAGCCTCAGCATGGAATCAGAGGCCGATCTTTAGAGCCTTAATTGATATATTTTCATTGCAATTCCTGACTCCTTTGATTGATCCCCGTAATGAATGCTAGCCCTGACAATAGTGCGAACTAACAACTGGGGATCGCTGGATGCACGCAGCTATACCTATCCACAGGTCACAACCTCGCTTTTTTGCGCAGCTGATGCCTCCAATGCCTAGAACCCTTTTGTATTAATCAATACAAGCTTTATGCAGGGGTTTAGCTTATCCCTCGTGTAAAGATAGGTAAGCTGAAGAAACATATAAAAATTGGGAAGCTCTTCTGTTTTTAACTCGCTCCTTCATCAATAGTTGACCCCATTGGTCGACCCCGTTGAAAAGGCCATGACTCCAACCGGGTAGCGAGAATCTTAAAAAATCATTAAGGTGGTTAAATAGTGTGGTGACTGGTGAATGGGTATGTTCCTAAGACTTGCTGAGCAACACAAACAATTCGTGCAGGACTTGATCATGGACCTGCAAGCCCTGGCGACCGTTCTGGAGCGCCGTGGTTACCTTGCCTCTTGCTATACCTGTGGCAGCCAAATGAACAGTGCTTCCTTCATGGCTAGCCTGGGCGACGACCACCTGATCCGCTTCTTGGTTTCTGACTACGGCATCACCTGGACGGAGATGCGCGATGATCGTGAGCTGATGAAATTAGAGGGCGCTGAAGCAATCAGCCAACTGCAAGAACTCGCGAATCTAGTGAAGTACAAGACTCCAGTCACCGAAGCCAGACCAACAGTCGCCTCGATCTCCTAACCCCCTTCTGGGTCACCTAAAACGAAGACAGCACCTGGTGAAACAGGGCTGCCTTCTGGTGCTGTCGCTGTAGGTGCCATTGCCCTACCTAGATAGCGCAGTCAATGCGGACGGAGAGACTCGAACTCTCACAAGTTACCTCACTAGAACCTAAATCTAGCGCGTCTACCAATTCCGCCACGTCCGCAGGATTTAGCGTTAGCTCCCTTCCAATTAAGGTTGGGAAAACCATCATACCAAACTGTGCTCACCCAAATCTGGAAATCTAGAGAAATCTAGCAAAAACTACGAGGCCTAAACTGATATCAGTTTAGGCCTCGTAGTTTTTGCCTGGTGGCCCAAGTCTCAATCTCTAGCTCTTAGCCCCTAGCTCCTAACTGTCAGTCCCGGGCTGAGGGCTATCGCCTAACCAAGCTTGGTAGTTGCGCTTCTGTGCCTCGGAGAGGTTGGTGAGCCCTACAACCTGGTAACCATCGGGACAGGGCTTACCCAGGGTGACGCGTCGGGTAAACAGCTCGTCCTGATGGAAAACAGTTAGAGTGACACTCTGACCAGGCTGATAATCCTGCAAGCGATCCGCTAGCCGATCCCCTTTAACCCGCAGGCCATCGATAGCAAGCAGTTCGTCACCAGGGTCGATCCCTGCTCGTTGAGCAGGAGAGCCGAATTCTACAAAATTGATCAGCTGTGAGCCATTCTCAGCCTTCACTCGCAACCCGAGGTAAGGTGGCCGTTCGCGCTCTTCATAAGTTTCCTTCAGCTTGAGGCCAAAAGGTTCGAGGTACTGGTTGTAGTCCAGCTCATCTGTGCCTTCGACATAGCGGTTGAAGAAAGTGCTGAGATCAAGGCCAGCAGCAGCTTCTAGGCTTTCTTGAAGTTGCTCAGCCGTAAAGCCAATTTCACGTTTGCCAAACTGTTGCCAGAGCAAACGTAGGACATCATCGAGTGAGCGCTGACTGTTAGAAGCGTTGCGAATCAACAAGTCCAGCAGTAGCGATACAACTTCGCCCTTGAGATAGTAGGAAACCTGGGCATTAGCACTGTTGGCATCGGGCCGGTAGTACTTAATCCAAGCATCGAAGCTTGCCTCTGTTAGCGATTGCACATGGCGACCAGGTGTCGCCTGCACACGAGTGATTGATGCTCCCAGAAGTTTGAGATAGTGGCTGGCGTTGTAGATCCCAGCCCGTAGCGGAATCAACTGGTCGTAGTAACTGGTTGTGCCTTCACTGAACCAGAGGCAGGGGGTGTAGTTTTCCTGGTCATAGTCAAACACCTCTAGGGCTTTGGGTCGGATCCGTTTGACATTCCACAGATGAAAGAACTCGTGGGCAACCAAATTTAGGAAGCGGTAATAGCGGTCTCGATCCCGGAAGCCGAAGCGGGGGTAGTTGAGGGAGCAGCAATCTTTGTGCTCCAAACCGCCATTTCCCTGGCTAGCCAGGTGCAACAGAAATAAGTAACGGTCGTAGGGCAAGCCCCCAAAGAGATCAGCCTCAACCTCAATAATTTTTTGAATGTCTGGGATGACCTGGGAGGGATTCAGATTGCCCTGACCCCACACGGCTAGTTCATGTGCTTTGCCACGAACGCTAAAGGGATAGACAGCATGGGTGCCAATTTCGAACGGACTGTCAACTAGGGTGTCAAAGTCAACCGCCTCATAGGTAGTTTCTGTGTTTGCCACTCGGGGCAAGGGTGTAGTGACTTGCCATCCCGGTGGGGGAGTAATGCTGACTCGAATCGGCAGGTCTTGATAATCGGGAATGTAGAAAAAGAGAGCAGCACCGTTGAAATAGCCGTGGCTGCTGTCAAGGTGATTAGTTCGTACCGAGAGCTCGTTGGCGTAAACCCGATAGCGAACCTGGATTTCTGTTTGTCCCTGGGTTTCGATGCGCCAATGGCTCTTGCTGCATTTGCGAGCGGGTAGAGGCAGCCCTTCAGAGGTCGTCACGCGCAATTCCTGAAGGTTACGGGCATACTCCCTGACTAAATAGGAGCCCGGTGTCCACACCGGAAACTTCAGGTCTAACTGTGCGCCTGTCCAGCCATCGACTACCAGTACCACTTCAAACAAGTGGTTTTGCGGCTCGGGCATTGCAACCTGATAGGAGAGCCTGACACTAGTGGCAGGTTCCGAGAACGAGAGAGGCCGGAGGACATTGGTCATAGGAGGATGCATTCGATCTTTGTCTTCACTGAGTTTATGGGGTGTTTCCCACCGACACAGTGATGTCTGTATGGAAGAAAACACTAAACTTGAGCTGTTACGGTCGGCGCGGTCCTGATGCTAGAACTAGGCGCAAAGCCAGAACTTGAGTGCGCTGAGGCAAGGGGCGACTGAAGTTGTCATCGCTAATCAGAACTAGGCTACGACTGCCATCGGCTTGGCTAGGGCCAAAACTCATACCCTCTAGGTTATCGAGAATAAAATTCTCTGCGCCTGCCAGAGTATTGAGATTGAGCAATAGCGTTTTCTGAACTGAACCAACTGCTTGACCGCTAAGGCTGGTCCGAGCAGTGACATCCTCAGCGTTGCCTAGACTGACCTCGAACAGCTTGGCGCCAAAGCCTACACCAGAAACAGAGCGCTCTAAGGCGAGAAAGTGCCCGTCGTTATCCAGGGCCAACAGATCGACCAAGCCGTTCTCGTTGAAGAAGGGATTGCTGGGGCTGGGTACCGGCTCAGTTTGATAGACAAATTGCCGGGTTGCTTGCCCTGTGCGCAGGTCAAACTCGACAATACGACAGCGGCTACCCTGCTGGAGATCTGAGCTTGGCCCGTCTTGTTGTAGGGCCTGTTCAGTCGCTACATAAAGCCGTTGCCCATCTGGTGTCAGAGTCAGGCTCTCAAAGGCGCGGTTGTTGCGCAAACCTCGACTCTGGCCAGGCGTGAAGGCATCCGGTAAACGCAAGCTGCGCAGTAATTTGCCAGTCCGACGGTCAAAAGCATTGAGATAGGGCGCAGTCTCTGAGGAGATCCAAACGGTATCGGGGCCGGAAAGCGCAATCCCTTCGCCATCCAAGTCCACGCTCAGTGGCACAACCGCCTCAACTCTGGCAGCACTAAAGCCCGCAGAGCTGTAATCAAGGCTCAATTGGTACAAGCGCGAGCGGTGTGGGTCATCGGACACGCCGTAGAAACGTTGGGTGCTTGGTGCATAGGCGAGACCTGATATTCCGCCAAAGGCAGTACCCTGAACCTGCTGAGTTGTAGGAAATTCGTAACGTCCCATAAACTCTAGCCGTTCCACAATTGGTGCAGCTTTCAACGGACAAGGGAACCCCAGCAGCCAAACCAGCGTACAAATAACAGTGTTAATCAATGGAGATAAGCGGATTCGAACCGCTGACCCCTTCAATGCCATTGAAGTGCTCTACCAACTGAGCTATATCCCCGAGTTCAGCGCTTTTTTGGGCGCAAATTCTATGCTGCCTTAGACCCGGATCATTGTCAATAGTTTGGGCAATTGAGCTTAGGAATAGACGTCGGCTTAAGCTCACACCCATTCCCAGAGCACACCATCAGAGTAAGGGCGTTACACTCACAACATAAGCAGCCTGCCTGTCCTATGCGTCCGCCCCGCCTTTTGCTGTTCATCGCCGGTCTCAGCTTGATTTTGGGGCTGATGCTGTGGTTGGTGAATTCTATTTGGCGGCTTTACATCCAGGTTTCATTCACAGCACCCCCCTTAGCCTTCATTTTGTTGGTGCTGTTGATCATGTTGCTGGCACTGGTGATTGCGGCCTTTGTCTACTATGGGTTTCTATTTCAACGTCCTACTAAAGGTCGGCGTCCAGAGCCCCAGGTTTCGTTAATTAAGGCAGAAGCCGCGGAAGAGACGCTGCGGGCTGTGCGCCAGCAAGTTGCACAGATCCAGGATGAGGTGTCGCGACGGGCACTCCTGGAACGCTCTGAAGACATCGAGGAGAGTTTCAACCGCAAGGAAATTCAGGTTCTGGTTTTTGGCACAGGCTCGGCAGGTAAAACCTCTCTGGTCAATGCCCTGATTGGCCGGATGGCGGGTCAAGTGGGTGCCGCGATGGGAACCACCAAAACCGGTCAAACCTACCGCTTCAAACTTAAGGGTTTAGAACGTCGCATTTTGATCATTGATAGTCCTGGCATCTTAGAGGCCGGAGCAGAGGGGACTGAGCGGGAACAGGAGGCCCGTCACCTGGCGACCGAGGCCGATCTGCTGCTATTCGTGGTCGACAATGATCTCAAAAAATCGGAATACACACCCCTACGGGCACTAGCTGAGATCGGCAAACGCTCGCTATTGGTACTCAATAAGATTGACCGCTACACCGACTCTGACCGCGAACTGATTTTGGAGCGCTTACGAGAGCGAGTCGCTCGCTTTATCAGCCCTGAAGATGTCGTAGCAATTTGCGCTAACCCCAACGCCTTTCGCACTGAAACTGGCGAAATCCTTCAACCTGATCCAGAAATTCTACCGCTGCTGCGACGGATGGCAGCAGTGCTGAGAGCTGAAGGTGAAGACCTGGTCGCCGACAATATTCTGCTACAGTCTCAGCGCTTAGGCGAGGAGGCCCGCCGTCTGATTGACGAGCAACGCCTCAGGCAGGCGGAGAAGGTAGTGGAGCGCTTTCAGTGGATTGGCGCTGTAGTGATTTGCGCAACACCTTTACCCGGCATTGACCTGTTAGCTACGGCAGCTGTGAATGCGCAGATGGTGGTCGAAATTGCTCGGGTTTACGGCTGTGAGTTAAATCTGGAGCGAGGACGGGAACTCGCTTTCTCTTTAGCTAAAACCCTGGCTAGTCTTGGCGTTGTGAAGGGAGCCATTCAGCTAGTTACCGATGCCCTGCAATTGAGCGTAGCTGGCTTTCTAGTTGGCACAGCGATTCAGAGTGTTAGTGCCGCTTACCTAACTCGAATTGCTGGTAAGAGCTTTATTGAATATTTCCGTCACGACCAGGATTGGGGAGATGGCGGCATTACTGAAGTAGTGCAACGTCAGTTCCAGCTCAACCGCCGCGACCAGTTCGTGAAGTCCTTTGTGCAGGAGGCGATCAACCGCGTAATTCGGCCCCTATCTGGACAGTCTGAATCAGAACCGGAGGCTCCGCCCGAGCCGCCACCTCGCAGACGCTAAGCTCTTTCCCAAGACAGAAAACCCAGCCGATTAGAGGAAGCCCGACTAGGATTGGGGTGTAAAGTTTCTTGTCAAAGCTTTTATGCAATACACGCTGGTACTCCAACGACTGGCAACTGTCCTGGCCTTGATGATTCTGACTCTAATGCTTGCGGCTGCGTCAAGCGGTGTACTGATGGCTTTCAACTACGAACCGGTTGCAGGCGAGGCCTTCAATTCTCTGCAAAGCCTAACGGATCAAGTTCCTTATGGTTGGTTAGTCGAAACTGTGCACAACCTGGCGGGGAACTGGCTGATCGGCCTGGCTTTAGTGCAGATGGTGGTGATGTTTTTGAGCAGGCAGTTCCGGACCAGCTGGCTCAGCTCCTGGGTCAGCATCATCCTGCTCATTTTGGTCGCCATTGGTTTAGGTTGGACCGCGATGATTTTGCCCTGGACCCAGGATGGCTACTGGCGCTTCAACATTGAACTCAGCACCATTCAATCTATTCCCCTCATCGGTCCAACCTTAAGAGAAACATTGACCGGTGGGGGCGCTATTGGCACAGCTACAGTGGAGCGCATGTATGCACTGCACAGCTATGTATTAGCCGTTGTTGCAGTTTTCCTGTCAATCATTCACTTGGTAGGCATTGTTCGACAGAGAAGCGAACAGCAATCAAGCGCTGATGAAGTTGGAACTGAAGTTGAAGTAAGCGGGTGATGAGATTCGAACTCACGACCCTCTCCTTGGCAAGGAGATGCTCTACCACTGAGCCACACCCGCGTTTGCTCTTTCGAGCTTTATCATCATGCCTGAGAAATTCAGGCTTGTCAACCTTCAGGTGACGAATCCAGGGCTAAATTAGCGCCGATAGCGCTCCGCAGCGGACGCTCTGCACTGCTATTGCCACCAGGTAGATTAGCGGCAGTGCGGATGCTGCGCATGAGGCTTGCCATTTCGATAGCACTCATGCCATATTCCCAGCCCTTATTGCTCTTAATGCCAGCCCGTTCTAAAGCCTGCTGCATGGTGTCCGTGGTCAAAACGCCAAAGACAACTGGCACGCCAGTCTGAAAACCAATCGCAGCAATACCTTTAGACACCTCAGACGACACATAGTCAAAATGGGGGGTATCGCCTCGGATTACAGCTCCGAGGCAGATAATCGCGTCATAGCGACCGGAAACTGCCAATTGCCGTGCCACCAATGGCACTTCAAAACTGCCAGGCACCCAAGCGTAGTCCACTTGAGTTCCTGACGGATCAACATCAACGCCGTGGCGCTTCAGTGCGTCTTGAGTGCCTGCCAGTAGCTTGCCAGTGATCAGGTCATTAAATCGCCCAATTACGATGGCAAAACGCAAGTCCTCGGTTTGAGTGAATGTCCCCTCAAAAACCCCCATGCAATCTCTCTAAACCACTAAAAAGTTCAACAGACCAACCACAACCACGAGCACTAGCCAGACCCCGGAGCCCAGCAGCAGTAAGCTCTTGGATTGACCCCAGTTTTGGGGCGACGCGTAAGCAACTGGCACTGCGACGACCATCACGAAGGAAAATAGAACCAGCGCTGCCAGGGCCAGCTGAAACACAATGCTCATTGTAAACCTCTCCCTTGAAATGCTGCTTTTGATGGGGCCAGTCCCCTCCTCATAAAGCTACCAGGGAATCTCCCCCTTTGATTAATGGACCTCATCCTTTGCCACACAACTGCGGACTT from Leptolyngbya sp. FACHB-261 includes these protein-coding regions:
- a CDS encoding cytochrome b N-terminal domain-containing protein, with the protein product MQYTLVLQRLATVLALMILTLMLAAASSGVLMAFNYEPVAGEAFNSLQSLTDQVPYGWLVETVHNLAGNWLIGLALVQMVVMFLSRQFRTSWLSSWVSIILLILVAIGLGWTAMILPWTQDGYWRFNIELSTIQSIPLIGPTLRETLTGGGAIGTATVERMYALHSYVLAVVAVFLSIIHLVGIVRQRSEQQSSADEVGTEVEVSG
- the ribH gene encoding 6,7-dimethyl-8-ribityllumazine synthase → MGVFEGTFTQTEDLRFAIVIGRFNDLITGKLLAGTQDALKRHGVDVDPSGTQVDYAWVPGSFEVPLVARQLAVSGRYDAIICLGAVIRGDTPHFDYVSSEVSKGIAAIGFQTGVPVVFGVLTTDTMQQALERAGIKSNKGWEYGMSAIEMASLMRSIRTAANLPGGNSSAERPLRSAIGANLALDSSPEG
- the psbZ gene encoding photosystem II reaction center protein PsbZ, with amino-acid sequence MSIVFQLALAALVLFSFVMVVAVPVAYASPQNWGQSKSLLLLGSGVWLVLVVVVGLLNFLVV